The Caldicellulosiruptor changbaiensis genome has a segment encoding these proteins:
- a CDS encoding GldG family protein: MVKLDLKSIKSSFKTRKFKYGGYAAMLTASVIAILIVLNLLVGQIPAKLDLTHNRLYSLSKPTVDLLKNLKKDVTIYALFPTGNENPVISEFIQKYAEKSSHVKIKYIDPYKNPGFVKKYDTSGSGIDEGSLIVESGSKFRVINRYDMVDYSYDEQTGESNVTGLTIEQKLTPAILYVTSEKTPIVYELKGHGEETFVGLGISSEIEAANFEIKDLNLLTEKSVPQDASAVVVISPKTDISDIELKKLKDYINGGGRVLFLMDLLKDELKNFNSLFESLGVRLEHGVVMEGDNNYNAGNPVWILPKLESHDIVNPIDLNNMYMLLPSAQAIVETKFKKRTITIEKLLTTTSNSWLRKDLNSTSLSKEKGDISGPFTLAVAITDKADALNTKLRPKDAKVVIVGNATFASFQVSKGVPGNLNFVVNALNWLQDKKDNLQIQPKDLTTFRLNISTTQAMVWAAITVVGIPIVILVLGLTVWLRRRHL; this comes from the coding sequence ATGGTGAAGCTCGATTTAAAGAGTATAAAAAGCTCATTTAAGACAAGAAAGTTCAAATATGGCGGATACGCTGCTATGCTGACTGCATCTGTAATCGCTATCCTGATAGTTTTGAACCTTTTGGTTGGTCAAATTCCAGCAAAGCTTGACCTTACACACAACAGACTATACTCACTTTCAAAGCCCACAGTTGACCTTTTGAAAAATCTAAAAAAAGACGTTACAATTTATGCTCTTTTCCCGACCGGAAATGAAAACCCTGTAATATCTGAGTTTATCCAGAAATATGCTGAAAAATCCTCTCATGTAAAAATTAAATACATAGACCCTTATAAAAACCCAGGGTTTGTTAAAAAATATGACACAAGCGGTTCAGGAATTGATGAGGGATCACTCATTGTCGAAAGCGGTAGCAAGTTCAGAGTAATAAACAGATATGACATGGTTGATTATTCATACGATGAGCAGACAGGCGAATCAAACGTAACAGGTCTTACAATTGAACAAAAACTGACACCTGCGATACTTTATGTTACTTCTGAAAAAACACCTATTGTATATGAACTAAAAGGTCATGGAGAAGAGACATTTGTTGGACTTGGAATCTCAAGTGAGATTGAAGCTGCAAATTTTGAGATAAAGGATTTAAATCTTCTTACTGAAAAAAGTGTTCCACAGGATGCATCAGCTGTTGTAGTAATTTCACCAAAGACTGATATATCTGACATAGAGCTAAAGAAATTAAAAGACTATATAAATGGTGGCGGAAGAGTTCTATTTTTGATGGACCTTCTCAAAGATGAGCTTAAAAACTTCAACAGCCTTTTTGAAAGCTTAGGTGTAAGGCTTGAACATGGTGTTGTTATGGAAGGGGATAACAACTACAATGCAGGCAATCCTGTATGGATTTTACCAAAGCTTGAATCACATGATATTGTAAACCCAATAGACTTAAACAATATGTATATGCTCTTGCCAAGCGCTCAGGCAATTGTAGAGACAAAATTTAAGAAAAGAACAATAACTATTGAAAAACTTCTCACAACAACGTCAAATTCATGGCTCAGAAAAGATTTAAATTCAACCTCGCTATCTAAGGAAAAGGGCGATATAAGCGGTCCATTCACTTTGGCTGTTGCAATAACAGACAAAGCTGATGCTCTCAATACAAAGTTAAGGCCAAAAGATGCAAAGGTTGTGATAGTTGGCAATGCAACTTTTGCAAGTTTTCAGGTATCCAAGGGTGTGCCTGGAAACCTTAACTTTGTAGTAAACGCCCTTAATTGGCTTCAGGACAAAAAAGACAACCTGCAAATTCAACCAAAAGACCTTACAACCTTCAGGCTCAATATTAGTACAACACAGGCTATGGTCTGGGCAGCAATCACTGTTGTTGGAATACCAATTGTTATTCTGGTACTAGGATTAACTGTATGGCTGAGGAGGAGACATCTATGA
- a CDS encoding DUF4340 domain-containing protein translates to MRKKKNRLFTIVSVLLVLVLIIGAYFYVSYVNKKKQEAEEKKSSSASVTITNFDRNKITKIDIKHDGIHLVLEKVKDKWIVNGINNPLYFDQDKIDDIAFSCAQMTAEKVADTNPKDLKKYGLDNPKSIVEATLSDGKKVTFYLGSETPITSTYYLMKKGDPKVYVVWTNHAENFTIKPQKLLSVKIPEIDTQNITYVKLVRKGQPTIEIKKVDEKNKEDNEWKYYVRLWNLVQPYSQPVGVASDKFSEFIENVPNFSPEDIVGEDVYNPKYGLQSPRIELIVKDNKNTLHLFVGNNADDSTVYCRMADSKVVFTMSTYKTDFMNTIKPFDLIEKFAYIVNIDYVDKIEIFTKEKKHTLILDKKLIKKARSEEEADEYKYNFQADGRKIDEDTFKKFYQEIIGLLIDGENDKKPTGTPEVTMKFYLVNKKVDVMEYIPYNDDFYMVVRNGKSDFVIAKEQVQKVLKDLEDLVAGKYKPPEN, encoded by the coding sequence ATGAGAAAGAAGAAAAACAGGCTTTTCACAATTGTATCAGTACTTTTGGTTTTGGTGCTTATAATTGGCGCGTACTTTTATGTAAGCTATGTGAACAAGAAAAAACAAGAGGCTGAAGAAAAAAAGTCCTCTTCAGCCTCTGTTACCATAACAAATTTTGATAGAAACAAGATTACAAAGATAGATATTAAGCACGATGGCATTCACCTTGTGCTCGAAAAGGTCAAAGACAAGTGGATTGTAAATGGAATCAACAACCCTCTTTATTTCGACCAGGACAAGATAGACGACATAGCCTTTTCATGCGCTCAAATGACAGCCGAAAAGGTTGCTGACACCAACCCCAAAGACCTTAAAAAATACGGTCTTGACAATCCAAAATCAATTGTTGAGGCAACACTCAGCGACGGTAAAAAAGTTACATTTTATCTTGGGTCAGAGACACCAATAACTTCCACTTATTATTTAATGAAAAAAGGTGACCCAAAAGTTTATGTTGTGTGGACAAACCATGCAGAAAATTTTACCATAAAACCTCAGAAGCTTCTGAGTGTTAAGATACCAGAGATTGATACTCAAAATATCACTTATGTAAAGCTTGTGAGAAAAGGACAGCCGACAATTGAAATAAAGAAAGTAGACGAAAAGAACAAAGAAGATAATGAATGGAAATACTATGTAAGGCTTTGGAACTTGGTTCAGCCATACAGCCAGCCAGTGGGAGTTGCAAGCGATAAGTTTTCAGAGTTCATTGAAAATGTTCCAAATTTCAGTCCTGAAGACATAGTTGGTGAAGATGTATACAATCCTAAGTACGGATTGCAGTCGCCAAGGATAGAGCTCATTGTAAAGGATAACAAAAACACTTTGCATCTTTTTGTCGGCAACAATGCAGATGACTCAACTGTTTACTGCAGAATGGCTGACTCGAAAGTTGTATTTACAATGTCAACTTACAAAACAGATTTCATGAATACCATAAAGCCTTTTGACCTCATAGAAAAGTTTGCTTATATTGTAAACATCGATTATGTTGACAAGATTGAAATCTTCACAAAAGAGAAGAAACACACCCTTATACTTGACAAAAAGCTAATCAAAAAAGCAAGAAGCGAAGAAGAAGCTGATGAGTACAAATATAACTTCCAGGCAGACGGTCGAAAGATTGACGAAGATACATTCAAAAAATTCTATCAGGAAATCATTGGCCTTCTAATTGACGGTGAAAACGACAAAAAGCCAACAGGCACACCCGAGGTTACCATGAAGTTCTATCTTGTCAACAAAAAGGTTGATGTGATGGAGTACATCCCTTACAACGACGACTTTTACATGGTTGTTCGAAACGGAAAGTCTGATTTTGTGATTGCAAAAGAGCAGGTTCAAAAGGTGCTAAAAGATTTAGAGGACCTGGTTGCAGGCAAGTATAAACCACCAGAAAATTAA
- a CDS encoding ABC transporter permease produces MSAVLKKELKIYFSTPTGYIFMGFFLLISGFFFAVSNLFPASPNYTSVLGNITFIFLVVVPVLTMRLLSEEARTKTDQLLLTSPLKLTEIVLGKYLAAVTVFVITIAVTILYPIILSFYGDIPVAETLGAYIGFFLLGCSFISIGLFISSLTDNQFIAAVVTFSALLLTWVIDWLESALPTDRVAGFVFVLILVGLVCAWIYLTIRNIIISVSAAIIGAGSFVAVYILKPEFYDNAIVRFFKWFSLLSRYQKFTNGLLDLSSIVYYLSFIFVFIFLTIRVLEKRRWS; encoded by the coding sequence ATGAGTGCAGTTTTGAAAAAAGAGCTAAAAATATATTTCTCAACACCAACAGGATATATATTCATGGGATTTTTCCTTTTGATTTCAGGATTTTTCTTTGCAGTGTCAAACCTTTTTCCAGCAAGCCCGAACTATACATCAGTGCTTGGTAACATAACGTTCATATTCTTAGTTGTTGTGCCAGTGCTTACAATGAGACTATTAAGTGAAGAAGCAAGAACAAAGACAGACCAGCTTCTTTTAACATCACCGCTGAAACTTACTGAAATTGTGCTTGGCAAGTATTTGGCTGCTGTTACTGTTTTTGTTATCACCATTGCCGTTACCATATTGTATCCCATAATACTTTCTTTTTACGGTGACATTCCCGTTGCAGAAACCTTGGGTGCATATATAGGATTTTTCCTTCTTGGCTGTTCATTTATCTCAATAGGTCTTTTTATATCATCACTGACAGACAACCAGTTCATTGCAGCTGTTGTGACATTTTCTGCTTTGCTTTTGACATGGGTTATAGATTGGCTGGAAAGTGCTCTTCCAACAGATAGAGTTGCAGGATTTGTATTTGTTCTAATCCTTGTAGGTCTGGTTTGCGCGTGGATTTACCTCACTATAAGAAATATAATCATTAGTGTATCAGCAGCAATTATAGGAGCAGGGTCATTTGTTGCAGTATACATCTTAAAACCAGAGTTTTACGACAATGCTATAGTTAGATTTTTCAAATGGTTTTCGCTTTTAAGTAGATATCAAAAATTCACAAACGGACTTCTGGATTTGTCATCAATAGTCTACTATCTATCTTTTATATTTGTTTTCATATTCCTCACAATAAGAGTACTTGAGAAAAGAAGATGGAGCTAA